The following coding sequences lie in one Chelmon rostratus isolate fCheRos1 chromosome 2, fCheRos1.pri, whole genome shotgun sequence genomic window:
- the mafbb gene encoding v-maf avian musculoaponeurotic fibrosarcoma oncogene homolog Bb, whose protein sequence is MTAEAHSHLGLQKSTMDFVSDFDLMKFGVKKEAMQGIDRSFIGPCSQLQRPDSVSSTPGSTPCNSVPSSPNLNPNEQRNNPGGDQFWIPNNGGYPQQMYPQAFGLTPEDAMEALIGATAQQGHPSAPHGHHPPPFQAEYDGYGHLNEAVQHYPGLPGHPDMQGIPSSHCQDPYLKDDMGCASPQSPEAQHVLGAHHSLQQQHSRQDRRNNADSHFSDEQLVSMSVRELNRLLRGLSKDEVMRLKQKRRTLKNRGYAQSCRFKRVQQKHILEHEKTSLVSQVEQLKHELNRLIRERDAYKLKCEKLSGANCYHETGSTSDNPSSPEYLM, encoded by the coding sequence ATGACCGCTGAGGCGCATTCACATTTAGGACTGCAGAAGAGCACCATGGATTTCGTCAGCGACTTCGACTTGATGAAGTTCGGCGTCAAGAAGGAGGCGATGCAGGGGATAGACCGCTCCTTCATTGGGCCATGCAGCCAGCTCCAGAGACCAGACTCTGTTTCCTCCACCCCTGGCAGCACACCTTGCAACTCAGTCCCCTCATCGCCAAACCTGAATCCAAACGAGCAGAGAAATAACCCCGGGGGCGACCAGTTCTGGATACCAAACAACGGGGGTTACCCTCAACAAATGTACCCCCAAGCTTTTGGTCTGACACCCGAGGACGCGATGGAGGCCCTAATCGGCGCCACGGCGCAGCAGGGCCACCCATCTGCGCCCCACGGCCACCATCCGCCACCTTTCCAAGCAGAATACGACGGGTACGGCCACCTGAACGAGGCTGTCCAGCACTACCCGGGACTCCCGGGTCACCCCGACATGCAAGGCATCCCCAGCAGTCACTGCCAAGACCCTTATCTCAAAGATGACATGGGCTGCGCGTCCCCTCAGTCGCCGGAGGCCCAGCACGTCCTCGGCGCGCACCAcagtctccagcagcagcacagccgCCAGGACAGGCGAAACAACGCCGACAGCCACTTCTCAGACGAACAGCTGGTGTCCATGTCCGTCAGGGAGCTCAACCGGCTCCTCAGAGGCCTCAGCAAGGACGAAGTGATGCGTCTGAAGCAGAAGCGCCGGACCCTGAAAAACCGAGGTTACGCGCAGTCCTGCCGCTTCAAGCGCGtccagcagaaacacattttggagCACGAAAAGACCAGCCTGGTGTCACAGGTCGAGCAGCTGAAACACGAACTCAACAGACTGATCCGGGAGAGGGATGCATACAAACTTAAATGCGAGAAACTGTCCGGTGCAAACTGTTACCACGAAACTGGGTCCACCAGTGACAATCCCTCCTCACCCGAGTATTTAATGTGA
- the si:dkeyp-97e7.9 gene encoding DEP domain-containing mTOR-interacting protein — MERTSSIRRKAMARQHKGEVMIAGEQLRLRLHDGKLIKDRRYHLRTYPNCFVAQELIDWLVGHKEAPDRATAVCLMQHLMDHDIVHHVCDKRPVFKDAKLLYRFRKDDGTFPFNTEVKIFMRGQRLYEHLIGDKHSILQLREGHGVAYQRSFPGCQLIDWLLQNGEAESRRRGLELCRALQEHGIIQHVAKKHNFFDSGLLYQFCINFRRRRRLSELLNESEQDDNEGVAVSTQEDNHPESPFVLRKSQPQEGNSAFQSVESSKDLKQVISGGRGSLNPVQLHSDGFPSLVQLSSASVARCNPKSVLRRNFTCEELLAPGAPFIKRVLTVIGDALGWGFVVRGMAPCYVQAVDPGSPAAAAGVKVRQFVYQVNGQCVLYLDYRTVSRLVMTGTRTVVLEVMEPLE; from the exons ATGGAACGGACAAGTAGCATCAGGAGAAAAGCCATGGCCAGACAACATAAAGGAGAAGTCATGATCGCCGGAGAGCAACTCAG GTTGAGGCTTCACGATGGAAAACTGATCAAGGACCGACGCTACCACCTGCGCACGTATCCTAACTGCTTTGTAGCACAGGAACTTATAGACTGGCTTGTGGGCCATAAGGAGGCCCCAGATCGAGCGACCGCTGTGTGCCTCATGCAGCACCTCATGGATCACGACATCGTTCACCACG TCTGTGATAAGAGGCCAGTATTCAAGGATGCCAAACTGCTGTACCGTTTCCGCAAAGATGATGGCACATTTCCCTTCAACACGGAGGTGAAAATCTTCATGCGAGGACAGCGACTGTATGAACA tctcATAGGGGACAAGCACTCCATTCTGCAGCTAAGAGAGGGGCATGGCGTTGCATATCAGCGCTCTTTTCCCGGCTGCCAACTGATTGACTGGCTCCTTCAGaatggagaggcagagagccGGCGTCGGGGATTGGAACTGTGCCGCGCATTGCAGGAGCATGGCATCATTCAGCACG TGGCAAAGAAGCACAACTTCTTCGACAGTGGACTGCTCTATCAGTTCTGCATCAATTttcgccgccgccgccgccttTCTGAGCTGTTAAACGAAAGTGAGCAGGACGATAACGAAGGTGTGGCAGTGTCAACACAAGAAGACAACCATCCTGAGAGTCCATTTGTTCTGCGCAAAAGCCAACCTCAGGAGGGCAACAGTGCTTTCCAGTCTG TGGAGTCGAGTAAAGACCTGAAACAGGTTATCAGTGGGGGTCGAGGCAGCTTGAATCCCGTTCAGCTTCACTCAGATGGATTTCCATCGCTTGTCCAGCTGTCGTCAGCTTCAGTGGCGAGATGCAATCCAAAATCAG TGCTAAGAAGAAATTTTACATGTGAAGAGTTACTGGCGCCTGGAGCACCCTTTATCAAGAGAGTGTTGACG GTGATTGGAGACGCCCTGGGCTGGGGCTTTGTTGTCAGAGGCATGGCTCCCTGTTACGTGCAGGCTGTTGACCCTGGAAGCCccgcagcagctgctggagtgaAG GTGCGGCAGTTTGTGTACCAGGTGAATGGACAGTGTGTCCTCTACCTGGACTACAGGACAGTCTCCAGACTGGTGATGACAGGAACTCGTACTGTTGTACTGGAAGTTATGGAACCACTGGAATGA